A region of Channa argus isolate prfri chromosome 8, Channa argus male v1.0, whole genome shotgun sequence DNA encodes the following proteins:
- the LOC137131880 gene encoding uncharacterized protein isoform X10, producing MPCDENSKPDTKQPDSALDENQTDLCDETLVVVPECSAASSSSDKDKMPCDENSKPDTKQPDSALDENQTDLCDETLVVVPECSAASSSSDKDKCRHVVYSAVISSLDSCGDCRGPLASIKWLGLKCKLCSRSWHKSCFIKRQELLLDERNDSEESEPHIEESSDEQYMPDSTQSSDDGSDYSLNISPHKSPRKITPVVSGTSKKTKNSLSQSTYCSFNEQDMLSDKTSSGQPLLCDSAPFENDTTKNKNEMLHSSQKIQTEISDERGTSEIVPKPKDASSTQKNYCYVCKKPQSKISRHLKNHEGTEPDIAAAFLLPKHSQERKRLLEKLRNKGNYQHNQEVMDNRSGPLKLKRRPRKFDIEISTKAYVHCAYCKGMFIRKELWRHTKRCPSKTASDSEATGKAKVLVMADIAETTFSQTLSPGLWKILANMKEDDISSSVRNDFLILQMGQCLYNKHGSDPTKAEYIRQKLREVGRLLLTLRRKFSIYNLEEALKPNLFFKVIEAVKDVAGYDEESHTYKTPSLALKLGHSLHKIGDIILSRAIAAEDDGMIKAAERFKRLCSSEWTQLVSHSALSTLSKSKFNKPSTIPFTKDVQLLNKCLEKKLHDAFESLKISESSQIYADLAKVTLTQIIVFNRRRAGEVSKMTLECFKKRDQTELHPDIAVGLSPFEQKMSKLYSRVEIMGKRGRKVAVLLNCEHLNSLTLLVDKRDACGVDKDNPFLFARPKCGPTSYYRGQDCIRVFASQCGAQNPEYLRSTHLRKHVATLSQILNLKDNELDQLANFLGHDIRVHRSYYRLPEATIEIAKISKLLMAMEKGTLARFQGKGLDDIDFEAELDLELDNISEDEESDSAVEQREQQTTSKTTMPHDKTVRSTGQKTIPHDETVSIREQRTAPLDETVSSTGKTTMPPDTTVSAKGKRTKPHNDVESSAGKRKKLKDDAKSSGETPGRRVVKRPWSSAEVSAVMKHFKTHISKGHLATKAECEQCRLAEDPVLRERTVQNIRDFVRNRGLTFKKMP from the exons atgccttgtgatgaaaattccaagcccgataccaagcagccagattcagctttggatgaaaatcaaact gacTTGTGTGATGAGACTTTAGTGGTTGTGCCAGaatgcagtgcagcttcctcctcgtcagataaagacaag atgccttgtgatgaaaattccaagcccgataccaagcagccagattcagctttggatgaaaatcaaact gacTTGTGTGATGAGACTTTAGTGGTTGTGCCAGaatgcagtgcagcttcctcctcgtcagataaagacaag TGCCGCCATGTCGTTTACAGTGCTGTTATCTCCAGCTTGGATTCTTGTGGAGATTGCAGAGGACCTTTGGCTAGCATAAAATGGCTTgggttaaaatgcaaat TATGTTCAAGGTCATGGCACAAAAGCTGCTTTATAAAGAGACAAGAGTTACtg ctggacGAAAGAAACGACTCTGAAGAGTCAGAACCTCATATTGAAGAATCCTCAGATGAACAGTACATGCCGGACTCTACTCAAAGTAGCGATGACGGTAGCGATTATAGCCTTAACATCAGTCCTCACAAATCACCACGCAAGATAACACCAGTTGTTTCAGGGACttctaagaaaacaaagaacagtttGTCACAATCCACTTACTGTTCTTTTAATGAACAGGACATGCTTAGTGACAAAACAAGCTCAGGTCAACCTCTCCTATGTGACTCTGCACCCTTTGAGAATGACACCACCAAGAACAAAAATGAGATGCTTCACAGTtctcaaaaaatacaaacagagatTTCTGATGAAAGAGGGACAAGTGAAATTGTGCCAAAACCCAAAGACGCCTCTTCCACCCAGAAAAACTATTGCTATGTGTGCAAAAAACCCCAGTCTAAAATTTCTCGTCATCTTAAAAACCATGAAGGGACTGAGCCAGATATTGCAGCTGCATTCTTGCTCCCTAAACACTCCCAGGAGAGAAAAAGGTTGTTAGAGAAGCTTCGAAACAAAGGTAACTATCAGCATAACCAAGAGGTTATGGACAATCGGAGTGGACCACTAAAACTCAAACGACGACCAAGAAAATTTGACATTGAGATTAGCACCAAAGCGTATGTGCATTGTGCATATTGTAAAGGAATGTTTATTCGCAAAGAGTTGTGGCGTCACACAAAAAGATGCCCTTCAAAGACTGCATCAGACTCTGAAGCAACTGGTAAGGCCAAAGTCTTGGTTATGGCTGATATTGCTGAGACAACATTCTCCCAAACCCTGTCTCCTGGATTGTGGAAGATCTTAGCAAACATGAAGGAAGATGATATTTCATCTTCAGTTCGAAATGACTTCCTCATACTGCAAATGGGTCAATGTCTTTACAACAAGCACGGAAGTGATCCAACAAAAGCTGAGTACATCAGACAGAAGCTTCGCGAAGTAGGCAGACTTTTGCTAACCTTGAGAAGAAAATTCTCCATTTATAATTTGGAAGAAGCATTGAAgccaaacttgttttttaaagtcattgAGGCTGTGAAAGATGTCGCTGGTTATGATGAAGAGAGCCACACATACAAGACACCAAGTCTTGCACTGAAATTAGGACATTCACTTCATAAGATTGGTGACATTATTCTCAGCAGGGCCATTGCAGCAGAGGATGATGGCATGATAAAAGCAGCAGAGCGATTCAAAAGGCTGTGCTCAAGTGAATGGACACAACTTGTTTCCCATTCTGCTCTTTCTACCTTGAGCAAATCTAAGTTCAACAAACCATCCACCATACCATTCACAAAAGATGTGCAGCTTCTAAACAAATGCCTGGAGAAAAAATTGCATGATGCTTTTGAAAGCCTGAAAATTTCGGAGTCTTCCCAAATATATGCCGATCTTGCTAAAGTTACACTGACACAAATAATAGTCTTCAACAGACGTCGTGCAGGAGAGGTCTCAAAAATGACCCTTGAGTGTTTCAAGAAAAGAGACCAGACTGAGCTCCATCCCGACATAGCCGTTGGCCTGTCACCATTTGAGCAAAAAATGTCCAAGCTTTACAGCAGAGTGGAAATCATGggcaagagagggagaaaagttgctgttttgttaaactGTGAACACCTCAACTCATTAACTCTACTGGTGGACAAGAGAGATGCATGTGGAGTTGATAAGGACAACCCCTTTCTATTTGCCAGGCCAAAATGTGGACCCACTAGCTATTACAGGGGGCAAGACTGCATCAGGGTTTTTGCAAGTCAGTGTGGTGCACAGAACCCTGAATATCTCAGGTCTACACATCTCCGGAAACATGTTGCAACTTTGTCCCAGATTCTGAACCTAAAAGATAATGAACTGGATCAACTCGCAAACTTCTTGGGCCACGACATACGGGTCCACAGAAGCTATTATCGGTTGCCAGAAGCAACAATAGAGATTGCAAAAATCTCAAAGCTGTTAATGGCTATGGAGAAAGGAACTCTTGCAAGATTCCAAGGAAAAGGTCTGGATGACATAGATTTTGAAG ctGAATTGGATTTAGAACTTGACAACATAAGTGAAGATGAAGAGTCAGATTCTGCCGTTGAACAAAGGG AACAACAGACAACTTCTAAGACAACTATGCCCCATGATAAGACCGTGAGGTCTACAG gacaaaaaacaatacccCATGATGAGACCGTTAGcatcagag AACAAAGAACAGCGCCACTTGATGAGACCGTGAGCTCCACAG gaaaaacaacaatgccTCCTGATACCACGGTCAGTGCCAAAG GAAAAAGAACGAAACCCCATAATGATGTTGAGAGCTCTGCAG gaaaaagaaaaaagctcaaGGATGATGCAAAGAGCTCTGGAG aGACCCCCGGAAGGAGAGTTGTCAAGAGACCATGGAGCTCAGCAGAAGTCAGTGCCGTCATGAAGCATTTCAAAACGCACATTTCGAAAGGACATCTTGCAACCAAAGCTGAGTGTGAACAGTGCAGGCTTGCTGAGGACCCAGTATTAAGGGAAAGAACTGTACAAAATATCAGAGATTTTGTTAGGAACCGAGGTTTGACATTCAAAAAAATGCCTTGA
- the LOC137131710 gene encoding uncharacterized protein isoform X1: MPASGDTEQEQMSCPERNRDEEEEEDEDEIQEVQITGEEEDEESDRDGVEHWESRSRAVDSSAAAAQTRAVVMRCMDRGEEEGEADLFSNSIPAGLDSHLEGDLQRSERNRLSENTRLATRYAVRIFREYLSEKAQSPDFETLDKEALCAVLRSFYAEARSKSGQLYSKSSLISIRSSLNRYLNEPPYCRTLDLTKDPELRSANLTLAAVIRRLEEQGAGPVVQKQAITRSDLRKLYESSVFNTDTPFGLLNKVWFETCMYFCTRGRENQRELEEDSFGLAVDEDGRKFVYFKALGPYHKSRSTAWTKKRPDADEDTLPRMYETGTEQCPYASFVRYVSKRNPLCRAFFQRPRDHCCASDVTWYENKAIGKNLLGTRMQMLSRAAKLSKTYTNHCIGAVSIATLNSIVGAAVSRPTTTLYVASETVKGHAQSHLQLVIPYVHRVSDSDVKPQRTTTATVNTPSSPTARRVSAEEDPEAPCAKKLCLRPGTRAGSPVERNESERRSERTTESHVHPESAVRSPLALSTQESRGSSSSSSSSNSNMSSQPLVSGSPVSPLGSTGIPTPAQLTKANAPVHIDVGGHMYTSSLATLTKYPESRIGRLFVGTEPIVLDSLKQHYFIDRDGHMFRYILNFLRTSKLLIPDDFKEYSLLYEEASFFQLAPMQAELERWRSERESESMCHECECVVVHVAPELGERISVSTHQAVMEEVFPELRDIMLNSLNTSRNQDTTYILRFPLNGYCHLNSVQVLERLQHSGFRITASCGGGVDSSQFSEYILRRETRGSHNPPTLIQIKQEVTD; the protein is encoded by the exons ATGCCTGCCAGCGGAGACACAGAGCAGGAGCAGATGAGCTGCCCAGAGAGGAAcagggatgaggaggaggaggaagatgaagatgagatCCAGGAGGTGCAGATCACcggggaggaggaggacgaggagtcCGATAGAGATGGTGTGGAACACTGGGAGTCGAGGAGTAGAGCGGTGGACTCCAGCGCTGCTGCCGCGCAGACACGAGCGGTCGTTATGCGGTGTATGGACcggggagaggaggagggagaagcgGACTTGTTCAGCAATAGCATCCCCGCTGGGCTGGACTCTCACCTGGAGGGAGACCTTCAGCGCTCAGAACGGAACAGGCTGAGCGAGAACACGCGCCTGGCCACCCGGTATGCGGTGAGGATCTTCAGGGAGTACCTCAGTGAGAAAGCACAAAGTCCGGACTTTGAAACTCTGGACAAGGAGGCGCTCTGCGCGGTGCTGCGCTCATTTTACGCAGAGGCGCGCTCCAAAAGTGGACAGTTATACAGCAAGTCGTCCCTCATCAGCATCCGGAGTTCACTGAACCGGTACCTGAACGAGCCACCCTACTGCCGCACCTTGGACCTCACCAAGGATCCCGAGCTGCGCAGTGCCAACCTGACCCTGGCCGCGGTCATACGGAGGCTGGAGGAGCAAGGCGCTGGTCCCGTAGTACAAAAACAAGCCATCACACGCTCGGACCTGCGCAAACTGTACGAGTCCTCTGTGTTCAACACCGACACGCCATTTGGGCTGCTTAACAAAGTCTGGTTCGAGACCTGCATGTATTTTTGCACCAGGGGCCGGGAGAACCAGCGGGAGCTCGAGGAGGACTCGTTCGGCTTGGCCGTTGATGAGGACGGTAgaaagtttgtttattttaaagctcTCGGCCCGTACCACAAGTCCCGCTCCACCGCCTGGACCAAGAAGCGTCCGGACGCAGACGAGGACACCTTGCCTCGGATGTATGAGACAGGAACGGAGCAGTGTCCTTACGCCAGCTTTGTCCGGTACGTGTCCAAACGGAATCCTCTCTGCAGGGCGTTCTTCCAGCGGCCCCGGGACCACTGCTGCGCGAGCGACGTGACGTGGTACGAGAACAAAGCCATCGGTAAGAACCTGTTGGGCACGAGGATGCAGATGTTGTCGCGCGCTGCCAAGCTCTCCAAGACCTATACCAACCACTGCATCGGCGCCGTCTCCATAGCAACCCTAAACAGCATCGTCGGCGCCGCGGTCTCCAGGCCAACGACGACGCTTTATGTTGCCTCGGAAACGGTCAAGGGTCACGCGCAGTCCCACCTACAGCTCGTGATTCCGTACGTGCACCGGGTCAGTGACTCCGATGTGAAGCCGCAGCGGACAACGACAGCAACGGTAAACACACCATCATCGCCAACAGCGAGGAGAGTCAGCGCTGAGGAAGATCCGGAGGCTCCCTGCGCCAAGAAGCTGTGCTTGCGCCCCGGGACACGTGCGGGGTCGCCTGTGGAGCGGAACGAGAGCGAGCGGAGGTCTGAGAGAACCACGGAGTCACATGTTCATCCAGAGTCCGCCGTTCGCTCCCCGCTCGCTCTGAGCACACAG GAAAGccgtggcagcagcagcagcagcagcagcagcaacagcaacatgtCAAGTCAACCGTTGGTCTCTGGGTCTCCTGTTTCCCCTCTGGGCTCCACCGGTATCCCCACACCAGCGCAGCTCACCAAAGCCAATGCTCCCGTCCACATCGATGTAGGGGGACACATGTATACTAGCAGCTTGGCCACCCTCACCAAGTACCCTGAGTCACG AATCGGTCGTCTCTTTGTTGGAACAGAGCCCATAGTGTTAGACAGTCTAAAGCAGCACTACTTCATTGATCGAGATGGCCACATGTTCCGCTACATACTTAACTTCCTTCGGACCTCAAAACTCCTCATTCCTGATGACTTCAAA gagTACTCTCTGCTTTATGAAGAGGCCAGTTTCTTCCAGCTGGCTCCTATGCAGGCTGAACTGGAGCGCTGGAGGTCTGAGCGCGAAAGCGAGAGTATGTGTCACGAGTGCGAGTGTGTTGTCGTTCATGTGGCTCCAGAGCTCGGTGAGAGGATCAGCGTGAGCACCCACCAGGCTGTGATGGAGGAGGTTTTCCCTGAGCTCAGAGACATCATGTTGAACTCCCTGAATACCAGCCGGAACCAGGACACCACATATATTCTGCGGTTCCCACTCAACGGCTACTGTCACCTAAACTCTGTGCAG gTGTTGGAGCGGTTACAACACAGCGGCTTCAGGATCACAGCGTCCTGTGGGGGCGGAGTGGACTCTTCTCAGTTTAGTGAATACATCCTACGGAGAGAGACCCGAGGCAGCCACAACCCCCCGACCCTCATACAAATCAAACAGGAAGTCACAGACTGA
- the LOC137131710 gene encoding uncharacterized protein isoform X2, translated as MPASGDTEQEQMSCPERNRDEEEEEDEDEIQEVQITGEEEDEESDRDGVEHWESRSRAVDSSAAAAQTRAVVMRCMDRGEEEGEADLFSNSIPAGLDSHLEGDLQRSERNRLSENTRLATRYAVRIFREYLSEKAQSPDFETLDKEALCAVLRSFYAEARSKSGQLYSKSSLISIRSSLNRYLNEPPYCRTLDLTKDPELRSANLTLAAVIRRLEEQGAGPVVQKQAITRSDLRKLYESSVFNTDTPFGLLNKVWFETCMYFCTRGRENQRELEEDSFGLAVDEDGRKFVYFKALGPYHKSRSTAWTKKRPDADEDTLPRMYETGTEQCPYASFVRYVSKRNPLCRAFFQRPRDHCCASDVTWYENKAIGKNLLGTRMQMLSRAAKLSKTYTNHCIGAVSIATLNSIVGAAVSRPTTTLYVASETVKGHAQSHLQLVIPYVHRVSDSDVKPQRTTTATVNTPSSPTARRVSAEEDPEAPCAKKLCLRPGTRAGSPVERNESERRSERTTESHVHPESAVRSPLALSTQESRGSSSSSSSSNSNMSSQPLVSGSPVSPLGSTGIPTPAQLTKANAPVHIDVGGHMYTSSLATLTKYPESRIGRLFVGTEPIVLDSLKQHYFIDRDGHMFRYILNFLRTSKLLIPDDFKVSVCLEL; from the exons ATGCCTGCCAGCGGAGACACAGAGCAGGAGCAGATGAGCTGCCCAGAGAGGAAcagggatgaggaggaggaggaagatgaagatgagatCCAGGAGGTGCAGATCACcggggaggaggaggacgaggagtcCGATAGAGATGGTGTGGAACACTGGGAGTCGAGGAGTAGAGCGGTGGACTCCAGCGCTGCTGCCGCGCAGACACGAGCGGTCGTTATGCGGTGTATGGACcggggagaggaggagggagaagcgGACTTGTTCAGCAATAGCATCCCCGCTGGGCTGGACTCTCACCTGGAGGGAGACCTTCAGCGCTCAGAACGGAACAGGCTGAGCGAGAACACGCGCCTGGCCACCCGGTATGCGGTGAGGATCTTCAGGGAGTACCTCAGTGAGAAAGCACAAAGTCCGGACTTTGAAACTCTGGACAAGGAGGCGCTCTGCGCGGTGCTGCGCTCATTTTACGCAGAGGCGCGCTCCAAAAGTGGACAGTTATACAGCAAGTCGTCCCTCATCAGCATCCGGAGTTCACTGAACCGGTACCTGAACGAGCCACCCTACTGCCGCACCTTGGACCTCACCAAGGATCCCGAGCTGCGCAGTGCCAACCTGACCCTGGCCGCGGTCATACGGAGGCTGGAGGAGCAAGGCGCTGGTCCCGTAGTACAAAAACAAGCCATCACACGCTCGGACCTGCGCAAACTGTACGAGTCCTCTGTGTTCAACACCGACACGCCATTTGGGCTGCTTAACAAAGTCTGGTTCGAGACCTGCATGTATTTTTGCACCAGGGGCCGGGAGAACCAGCGGGAGCTCGAGGAGGACTCGTTCGGCTTGGCCGTTGATGAGGACGGTAgaaagtttgtttattttaaagctcTCGGCCCGTACCACAAGTCCCGCTCCACCGCCTGGACCAAGAAGCGTCCGGACGCAGACGAGGACACCTTGCCTCGGATGTATGAGACAGGAACGGAGCAGTGTCCTTACGCCAGCTTTGTCCGGTACGTGTCCAAACGGAATCCTCTCTGCAGGGCGTTCTTCCAGCGGCCCCGGGACCACTGCTGCGCGAGCGACGTGACGTGGTACGAGAACAAAGCCATCGGTAAGAACCTGTTGGGCACGAGGATGCAGATGTTGTCGCGCGCTGCCAAGCTCTCCAAGACCTATACCAACCACTGCATCGGCGCCGTCTCCATAGCAACCCTAAACAGCATCGTCGGCGCCGCGGTCTCCAGGCCAACGACGACGCTTTATGTTGCCTCGGAAACGGTCAAGGGTCACGCGCAGTCCCACCTACAGCTCGTGATTCCGTACGTGCACCGGGTCAGTGACTCCGATGTGAAGCCGCAGCGGACAACGACAGCAACGGTAAACACACCATCATCGCCAACAGCGAGGAGAGTCAGCGCTGAGGAAGATCCGGAGGCTCCCTGCGCCAAGAAGCTGTGCTTGCGCCCCGGGACACGTGCGGGGTCGCCTGTGGAGCGGAACGAGAGCGAGCGGAGGTCTGAGAGAACCACGGAGTCACATGTTCATCCAGAGTCCGCCGTTCGCTCCCCGCTCGCTCTGAGCACACAG GAAAGccgtggcagcagcagcagcagcagcagcagcaacagcaacatgtCAAGTCAACCGTTGGTCTCTGGGTCTCCTGTTTCCCCTCTGGGCTCCACCGGTATCCCCACACCAGCGCAGCTCACCAAAGCCAATGCTCCCGTCCACATCGATGTAGGGGGACACATGTATACTAGCAGCTTGGCCACCCTCACCAAGTACCCTGAGTCACG AATCGGTCGTCTCTTTGTTGGAACAGAGCCCATAGTGTTAGACAGTCTAAAGCAGCACTACTTCATTGATCGAGATGGCCACATGTTCCGCTACATACTTAACTTCCTTCGGACCTCAAAACTCCTCATTCCTGATGACTTCAAAGTGAGTGTCTGTCTAGAGCTTTAA